The Flaviramulus sp. BrNp1-15 genome has a window encoding:
- the uvrA gene encoding excinuclease ABC subunit UvrA: MSQFDDFIEVKGARVHNLKNIDVSIPREKLVVITGLSGSGKSSLAFDTIYAEGQRRYIETFSAYARQFLGGLERPDVDKIDGLSPVIAIEQKTTSKSPRSTVGTITEIYDFLRLLFARASDAYSYNTGDKMISYSDEQIKALIISDFKGKRINVLAPVIRSRKGHYRELFEQIAKQGFVKVRTDGEIRDIVKGMKLDRYKTHDIEIVIDRLKIDDTADNDKRLTETINTAMYHGEDVLLVIDQDTQETRYFSRSLMCPTSGISYPNPEPNNFSFNSPKGACDNCNGIGTLYQVNEKKIIPDDKLSIKAGALAPHGPEKNSWIFKQFETIAQRFNFKLSDAFKDIPEDAKRMILYGGNEKFSIESKTLGVTRDYKIDFEGVANFIENQYKTAESTSLKRWAKDYMDKVTCPVCDGSRLKKESLYFKINNKNIAELANTDIVELAEWFNDLSNHLSEKQLKIAEEVIKEIKSRLQFLLDVGLNYLSLNRSSKSLSGGEAQRIRLATQIGSQLVGVLYILDEPSIGLHQRDNEKLINSLVSLRDIGNSVIVVEHDKDMIERADYVIDIGPKAGKHGGEIISLGSPKELLTHNTLTADYLNGTKEIEVPKKRREGNGNFLELKGCTGNNLKNVSVKFPLGKMIGVTGVSGSGKSTLINETLYPILNAHYFNGVKKPMPYKSIKGLEHIDKVIDINQSPIGRTPRSNPATYTGTFSEIRSLFAKIPEAMIRGYKAGRFSFNVKGGRCETCQGGGLRVIEMNFLPDVYVECETCQGKRFNRETLEIRYKGKSISDVLNMTINEAVDFFEHIPKIYKKLKTIKDVGLGYITLGQQSTTLSGGEAQRIKLATELSKRDTGNTFYILDEPTTGLHFEDIRVLMLVLNKLANKGNTVLIIEHNLDVIKTVDHIIDIGYEGGKGGGKIIVEGTPEEVIKHKKSYTAKFLRKELN; the protein is encoded by the coding sequence ATGAGCCAATTTGACGATTTTATTGAAGTAAAAGGAGCCCGAGTACATAATCTTAAAAATATTGATGTATCTATTCCTCGTGAAAAACTTGTAGTTATTACAGGACTATCAGGTAGCGGAAAATCATCTCTCGCTTTCGATACAATTTATGCTGAAGGGCAACGTCGCTATATTGAAACTTTTTCGGCGTATGCCAGACAATTTTTAGGTGGTTTAGAACGTCCTGATGTCGATAAAATTGATGGCTTATCCCCTGTTATTGCTATCGAGCAAAAAACTACTAGCAAATCGCCGCGCTCAACAGTTGGTACAATTACAGAGATTTACGACTTCTTACGTTTGCTTTTTGCCCGAGCAAGTGATGCTTATAGTTACAACACAGGCGATAAAATGATAAGCTATAGCGATGAGCAAATTAAAGCACTCATCATTAGTGATTTTAAAGGCAAACGCATTAATGTTTTAGCTCCTGTTATCCGTTCCAGAAAAGGACATTATCGTGAATTATTCGAACAAATCGCTAAACAAGGTTTTGTAAAAGTAAGAACCGATGGTGAAATTCGTGATATTGTAAAAGGCATGAAGCTCGACCGTTACAAAACTCACGATATTGAAATTGTAATCGATCGATTAAAAATTGATGATACCGCAGATAATGATAAACGCTTAACTGAAACCATTAATACAGCTATGTATCATGGTGAAGACGTGCTTTTAGTAATCGATCAAGATACACAAGAAACACGCTATTTTAGTAGAAGTTTAATGTGTCCTACTTCTGGAATTTCGTATCCAAACCCAGAACCAAATAACTTTTCGTTCAATTCACCAAAAGGCGCTTGCGATAATTGTAATGGTATTGGTACATTATACCAAGTGAATGAGAAAAAAATTATTCCAGACGATAAACTTTCCATAAAAGCTGGAGCTTTAGCACCTCATGGCCCTGAAAAAAATAGTTGGATTTTTAAACAGTTTGAAACAATTGCGCAACGCTTTAATTTTAAGTTAAGTGATGCCTTTAAAGACATTCCTGAAGACGCTAAACGCATGATTTTGTATGGCGGAAACGAAAAATTTTCTATTGAAAGTAAAACTTTAGGTGTTACTAGAGACTATAAAATAGATTTTGAAGGTGTTGCCAATTTTATTGAAAACCAATATAAGACCGCTGAATCTACTTCGTTAAAACGTTGGGCGAAAGACTATATGGATAAGGTAACTTGTCCTGTTTGCGATGGTTCTCGATTAAAAAAGGAATCGCTTTACTTCAAAATAAATAATAAAAATATAGCTGAACTTGCAAATACAGATATTGTTGAATTAGCTGAATGGTTTAATGATTTAAGCAACCACCTTTCAGAAAAACAATTAAAAATTGCTGAAGAAGTTATAAAAGAAATAAAATCAAGATTGCAGTTTTTATTGGATGTTGGATTGAATTATTTATCATTAAACCGAAGCTCTAAATCTTTATCTGGTGGTGAAGCGCAACGTATTCGTTTAGCAACTCAAATTGGTTCGCAACTGGTTGGTGTGCTTTATATCTTAGACGAACCGAGTATTGGTTTACATCAACGAGATAATGAAAAACTGATAAATTCACTGGTTTCACTTCGTGATATTGGTAACTCTGTTATAGTAGTAGAACACGACAAAGACATGATTGAACGTGCCGATTACGTGATTGATATTGGCCCTAAAGCTGGAAAACATGGTGGAGAAATTATTAGTCTTGGTTCGCCTAAAGAACTTTTAACTCATAATACACTTACTGCCGATTACTTAAATGGAACTAAAGAAATTGAAGTACCAAAAAAGCGACGAGAAGGCAACGGCAATTTTTTAGAGCTTAAAGGCTGTACAGGAAATAATTTAAAAAATGTTTCTGTAAAATTTCCATTAGGTAAAATGATTGGGGTAACTGGTGTTTCGGGTAGTGGTAAATCTACTTTAATTAATGAAACCCTCTACCCTATTTTAAATGCACATTATTTTAATGGCGTAAAAAAGCCAATGCCATATAAAAGCATTAAAGGGTTAGAGCATATTGATAAGGTAATTGATATTAATCAGTCTCCTATTGGAAGAACCCCAAGAAGTAACCCTGCTACTTACACAGGAACTTTTAGTGAAATTAGATCACTTTTTGCTAAAATACCAGAAGCCATGATTCGTGGTTATAAAGCTGGTCGTTTTAGTTTTAATGTAAAAGGCGGACGTTGTGAAACTTGTCAAGGTGGTGGTTTACGTGTTATTGAAATGAATTTTCTACCAGACGTTTATGTAGAGTGTGAAACCTGCCAAGGGAAACGTTTTAATAGAGAAACTTTAGAAATTCGTTATAAAGGAAAATCAATCAGTGATGTATTGAACATGACCATTAACGAGGCTGTAGATTTCTTTGAGCATATTCCAAAAATTTATAAAAAGCTTAAAACTATAAAAGATGTTGGTTTGGGCTACATTACGCTTGGTCAGCAAAGTACAACGCTTTCTGGTGGAGAAGCACAACGAATAAAACTAGCTACAGAACTTTCTAAAAGAGATACAGGTAACACCTTTTATATTTTAGATGAACCCACTACAGGTTTACATTTTGAAGACATTCGAGTGCTTATGCTTGTTTTAAATAAACTAGCAAATAAAGGAAATACCGTGCTTATTATAGAGCACAATTTAGACGTAATTAAAACCGTAGACCACATTATTGATATTGGTTATGAAGGCGGAAAAGGCGGTGGAAAAATAATTGTTGAAGGCACTCCAGAAGAAGTTATAAAACATAAAAAGAGTTACACCGCAAAATTTCTTAGAAAAGAATTAAATTAG
- a CDS encoding SCO family protein, with translation MRFSTSYSMFIGFMLCCLLSCNQTTKQLPVYNPADFNPELVDVSLQNTSKNHTVSDFELVNQNGETITQDHYKNKIYVVDFFFTSCPTICPIMTTNMAKIQEEFMQKDEIMFLSLSVTPSIDSIPVLRKYATEKGVIDSKWHVTTGNKKHIYELARKSYFAVVEQGDGGLQDFIHTPNFILVDKKKQIRGIYDGTNNDEMKRLISDMRVLVN, from the coding sequence ATGAGATTTAGTACATCATATTCAATGTTTATAGGTTTTATGCTTTGTTGTTTGCTCTCTTGCAATCAAACAACAAAGCAATTACCCGTTTATAATCCTGCAGATTTTAATCCAGAATTAGTAGATGTAAGTTTACAAAACACAAGTAAAAATCATACTGTTTCAGATTTTGAATTGGTAAATCAAAATGGTGAAACCATAACGCAAGACCATTATAAAAACAAAATATATGTAGTTGATTTCTTTTTTACAAGTTGCCCAACCATTTGCCCTATTATGACGACCAATATGGCTAAGATTCAAGAAGAATTTATGCAAAAAGATGAAATCATGTTTTTATCATTATCGGTAACACCTAGTATTGATAGCATTCCTGTATTACGAAAATATGCAACCGAAAAAGGTGTTATTGATTCTAAATGGCATGTAACTACAGGAAATAAAAAGCATATTTACGAATTAGCCAGAAAAAGTTACTTTGCTGTTGTTGAGCAAGGTGATGGCGGTCTACAAGATTTTATTCATACACCAAACTTCATATTGGTGGATAAGAAAAAACAAATTCGTGGCATTTATGACGGCACTAACAATGATGAAATGAAGCGTTTAATAAGTGACATGAGAGTTTTAGTAAATTGA
- a CDS encoding metalloprotease, with product MKFRLLSVLLFAFISLKSFGQNKIDLKAVFDIENKQIKITQTIKYQNASQDELKTIYLNDWANSYSTKKTPLAIRIADEYINDFHLAKNEDRGYTVITSLKQNGEDLVFENLKNQTDIIKVELNEPLKPNDYYTLNLEYTVQIPNAKFTSYGITQNGDLNLRYWYITPAVYNSKWQYYSNKNLDDLFVPKSDISLEIEYPNGYALTSELDLSNSQQLTNKQLVELNGENRVNTKLFLTKNSNFKTLQTDEFSIVSNINDEGLEVIDKVLITEKVTKFIFDKFGKYPHKRLLLTQIDYDKDPIYGLNFLPSFVQPYPNHFQYELKLLKIALHNYLENTLLINPRKEQWLLDGVQIYYLMKYVEEHYPDMKFLGSIADFWGVRAFHAADMKFNDKYELAFMLMARTNLDQPLTMPKDSLLKFNKNIANKYKAGIGLKYLDDFVNSDIVENSIESFLAENKLKPTSTKSFETYIKSKTNKDIDWFFEDYLTTRKKIDFKIKKVKKTDDSITVTIKNKRNNNMPISLYSLNNDSIVSKIWVENIDENKTLTIPRNDANKLVLNYNSVIPEINARDNWKSLKGFFFNNKPLQFRLFKDIEDPNYNQVFFMPIAEFNNIYDGFTLGVRAYNKTVLRKLFNYKIEPQYAFKSKSLTGSASVSKIHYLENSNLYYINYGIVGSYTSYADGLFVRKITPSLTFRFREDNDFRSNKRKSLRFRYVDIHRDEDINNVLTTNQPNYSVFNARYIHSNDNLINFNRWYTDFQIGEKFSKLSFNFEYRKLFESNRQLNIRAFAGTFLKNNTDPNSNYFSFALDRPTDYLFDYSYLGRSEATGIFSQQYIDAEGGFKSKLETPFANQWITTLNTSTTLWKYILAYGDVGLVKNKFDSPKFVYDSGIRIDLVTDYFEIYLPVYSNLGWEIGQPNFDQKIRFKFTVDPQALLGLFRRRWY from the coding sequence TTGAAATTTCGTCTTTTAAGCGTTCTCTTATTTGCTTTCATAAGTCTTAAAAGCTTTGGTCAAAATAAAATTGATTTAAAAGCTGTTTTTGATATTGAAAACAAGCAGATTAAGATTACGCAAACCATTAAATACCAAAATGCTTCACAAGACGAATTGAAAACTATTTATTTAAACGATTGGGCAAATAGTTATTCTACTAAAAAAACACCTCTGGCAATTCGTATCGCTGATGAATATATCAACGATTTTCATTTAGCAAAAAATGAAGATAGAGGTTACACAGTAATTACTTCATTAAAACAAAATGGTGAAGATTTAGTATTTGAAAACCTTAAAAACCAAACGGATATTATTAAGGTAGAATTAAATGAGCCTTTAAAACCGAATGACTATTACACCTTAAATTTAGAATATACTGTACAAATACCAAATGCAAAATTTACAAGCTATGGTATTACACAAAATGGTGATTTAAACTTAAGATATTGGTATATAACTCCAGCAGTTTACAATAGTAAATGGCAATACTACAGCAATAAAAATTTAGATGATTTATTTGTTCCAAAATCTGATATTTCTTTAGAAATTGAATATCCAAATGGTTATGCTTTAACTTCAGAATTAGATTTAAGTAATTCGCAACAACTAACTAATAAACAGTTAGTTGAACTGAATGGCGAAAATAGGGTAAACACTAAGTTATTCTTAACCAAAAACTCTAATTTTAAAACGTTGCAAACAGATGAGTTTTCAATTGTTTCCAACATAAATGATGAAGGTCTCGAGGTTATTGACAAAGTTTTAATAACTGAAAAGGTAACAAAATTCATCTTCGATAAATTTGGTAAATATCCACACAAAAGACTTTTACTTACCCAAATTGATTATGACAAAGATCCTATTTATGGCTTGAACTTTTTACCAAGTTTTGTACAACCTTACCCTAATCATTTTCAATACGAGCTTAAATTATTAAAAATTGCTTTACACAATTATTTAGAAAACACACTTTTAATAAACCCAAGAAAAGAACAATGGCTATTAGATGGTGTTCAGATTTATTATTTAATGAAATATGTTGAAGAGCATTATCCAGATATGAAATTTTTGGGCTCTATAGCAGATTTTTGGGGTGTTCGTGCATTTCATGCGGCAGACATGAAGTTTAATGATAAATATGAATTGGCTTTCATGCTTATGGCAAGAACCAATCTAGATCAGCCTTTAACCATGCCCAAAGATTCACTGTTAAAATTCAATAAAAATATTGCTAATAAATATAAAGCTGGTATAGGTCTTAAATATTTAGACGACTTTGTAAATAGTGATATTGTTGAAAACAGTATAGAATCTTTTTTAGCTGAAAACAAATTAAAACCTACATCTACAAAATCTTTTGAAACCTATATTAAGTCTAAAACGAATAAAGATATAGATTGGTTTTTTGAAGACTATTTAACTACCAGAAAAAAAATAGATTTTAAAATTAAGAAGGTTAAAAAAACCGATGATTCTATTACGGTTACCATTAAAAACAAACGAAATAACAATATGCCAATTTCGTTGTACAGTCTTAATAACGACAGCATAGTTTCAAAAATTTGGGTTGAAAACATTGATGAAAACAAAACACTAACCATACCTAGAAATGATGCTAACAAACTGGTTTTAAACTACAACAGTGTCATTCCAGAAATTAATGCAAGAGACAATTGGAAATCGTTAAAAGGTTTCTTTTTTAATAACAAACCCTTACAATTCAGACTTTTTAAAGACATAGAAGACCCTAATTACAATCAGGTGTTTTTTATGCCAATTGCTGAATTTAATAATATTTACGACGGATTTACTTTAGGTGTAAGAGCCTATAACAAAACTGTTTTAAGGAAGCTGTTTAATTATAAAATTGAACCGCAGTATGCTTTCAAATCAAAATCTTTAACGGGTTCTGCATCAGTTTCTAAAATACATTATTTAGAAAATAGCAACCTGTATTATATCAATTACGGCATAGTTGGAAGCTACACCTCGTATGCCGATGGTTTATTTGTTAGAAAAATTACGCCTTCTTTAACATTCAGGTTTAGAGAAGACAATGATTTTCGTTCAAATAAGCGTAAGTCTTTACGATTTAGATATGTGGATATTCACAGAGATGAAGATATTAATAATGTATTAACCACAAATCAACCAAATTATAGCGTATTCAATGCGCGCTATATACATTCTAATGACAATCTTATCAATTTTAATAGATGGTACACCGATTTTCAAATAGGTGAAAAATTCAGCAAATTATCCTTTAATTTTGAGTATAGAAAATTATTCGAAAGTAACAGACAGTTAAATATTAGAGCATTTGCTGGAACATTTCTAAAGAACAACACAGACCCTAATTCAAATTATTTCAGTTTTGCTTTAGATAGACCAACAGATTATCTATTCGATTACTCCTATTTAGGACGTTCTGAAGCTACCGGTATTTTTAGTCAACAATACATTGATGCCGAAGGTGGTTTTAAGTCTAAATTAGAAACACCATTCGCAAATCAATGGATTACCACTCTTAATACAAGTACAACTTTGTGGAAATATATTCTGGCCTATGGTGATGTTGGTTTGGTGAAAAACAAATTCGATTCACCAAAATTTGTATATGATTCTGGTATAAGAATTGATTTAGTAACAGACTATTTTGAGATTTATCTTCCTGTATATTCAAACTTAGGCTGGGAGATTGGTCAACCAAATTTTGATCAAAAAATAAGATTCAAATTCACTGTAGACCCACAAGCTCTTTTAGGGTTATTCAGAAGAAGATGGTATTAA
- a CDS encoding DUF202 domain-containing protein, whose amino-acid sequence MDKESPLITRDWLAIERTKLANERTFLAYFRTFIVFLGTGITILKLEFFSDLKSFGIILLAISPVILIIGLVRLFSVKRTIKKHYNV is encoded by the coding sequence ATGGACAAAGAATCACCATTAATAACCAGAGATTGGTTAGCTATAGAACGAACAAAACTTGCCAACGAGCGCACTTTTTTAGCTTATTTTAGAACATTCATTGTATTTTTAGGTACTGGAATTACCATCTTAAAATTAGAGTTTTTCTCAGATTTAAAATCGTTTGGTATTATACTACTGGCAATTTCACCTGTAATTTTAATAATAGGTTTAGTAAGATTATTTTCTGTAAAACGAACCATAAAAAAACACTATAACGTATAG
- a CDS encoding TIGR00730 family Rossman fold protein, with the protein MRSEKHHKGWNEIKTNDSWAIFKIMGEFVNGFEKMSKIGPCVSIFGSARTKPDHKYYKLAEKIATKIVEAGYGVITGGGPGIMEAGNKGAHLGGGTSVGLNIDLPFEQHDNPYIDHDKSLDFDYFFVRKVMFVKYSQGFVVMPGGFGTLDELFEAITLIQTHKIGKFPIILVGTDFWKGLMDWVKATLLDGFANISPKDLDLIHIVDTEEEVIDILDAFYKESGLSPNF; encoded by the coding sequence ATGAGAAGTGAAAAACACCACAAAGGTTGGAATGAGATAAAAACAAATGATTCTTGGGCTATTTTTAAAATCATGGGAGAATTCGTTAACGGATTTGAAAAAATGAGTAAAATTGGTCCTTGTGTATCTATTTTTGGTTCAGCAAGAACAAAACCAGATCACAAATACTATAAGTTAGCCGAAAAAATTGCAACCAAAATTGTTGAAGCAGGTTATGGTGTAATTACTGGTGGCGGACCAGGAATTATGGAAGCTGGTAATAAAGGCGCCCATTTAGGCGGAGGAACATCAGTTGGTTTAAATATTGATTTACCTTTTGAGCAACATGATAATCCGTATATAGACCATGATAAAAGCTTAGATTTTGATTACTTTTTTGTTAGAAAAGTAATGTTTGTAAAGTACTCTCAAGGTTTTGTTGTTATGCCAGGTGGTTTTGGTACATTAGATGAACTTTTTGAAGCAATTACACTTATACAAACCCATAAAATTGGCAAGTTTCCAATTATTCTTGTTGGTACAGATTTCTGGAAAGGTTTAATGGATTGGGTAAAGGCTACCCTTTTAGACGGTTTTGCAAATATAAGTCCTAAAGATCTAGACCTTATTCATATTGTAGATACCGAAGAGGAGGTTATAGACATTTTAGATGCTTTCTATAAAGAATCAGGTTTAAGTCCGAATTTTTAG
- a CDS encoding thiamine pyrophosphate-dependent enzyme gives MQTLTNLKTNLSFEDFKAEVIADYKIAIESRECSLLGRREVLTGKAKFGIFGDGKEVPQLAMAKAFLKGDWRSGYYRDQTFMMAIGELTKEQFFAGLYANTDIELEPMSAGRQMGGHFVTHSLNDNGSWKDLTKQYNSSADISPTAGQMPRLLGLAQASKIFRNVEGINKTNFSINGNEVAWGTIGNASTSEGLFFETINAAGVLQVPMVISIWDDEYGISVHAKHQTTKENISEILKGFQRDKDNKGFEILRVKGWDYANLIETYQEAGAIAREEHVPVLIHVTELTQPQGHSTSGSHERYKSPERLDWEAKHDCNAKFREWIIESGIATNETLTEIDRAAKREVRQAKNNAWNTFLKPIKKEHQELISILKQVTSVSVNSVFISKIIDNLTTINEPTRRDILSNARKALRFTIGESHNEKQLLSNWINDVITDAQPKFSSHLYSETSRSNTLIKEVKPTYDDDAQLVDGRIILRDNFDAIFNAYPEALVFGEDTGNIGDVNQGLEGLQEKYGELRVADTGIREATIVGQGIGMSLRGLRPIAEIQYLDYILYALQIISDDLATTHYRTKGKQKSPLIIRTRGHRLEGIWHSGSQLGGILNLTRGINLLVPRNMTKAAGFYNTLLQGDDPAIVVECLNGYRLKEKLPNNLGALKTPIGVVETLKEGSDITLVSYGSTLRIVEQVAKDLLAVGIDAEVIDVQSLIPFDLNHDIVKSLEKTNRVMIIDEDIPGGASAYILNEILNTQNGYQYLDGAPKTLTAKAHRPAYGNDGDYFSKPSAEDIFEAVYAVMHEVNPTDFPKLR, from the coding sequence ATGCAAACTCTAACCAATTTGAAAACTAACCTTTCGTTCGAAGACTTTAAAGCTGAAGTTATAGCTGATTATAAAATAGCTATTGAAAGTCGTGAATGTAGCTTGCTTGGGCGCCGTGAAGTTCTTACGGGTAAAGCAAAATTTGGAATTTTTGGTGATGGTAAAGAAGTCCCTCAATTAGCCATGGCGAAAGCCTTTTTAAAAGGAGATTGGAGATCGGGTTACTATCGAGACCAAACGTTTATGATGGCTATTGGAGAGCTAACCAAAGAGCAGTTTTTTGCAGGTTTGTATGCAAATACAGATATCGAGCTAGAACCTATGTCTGCTGGTCGTCAAATGGGTGGGCACTTTGTAACCCATAGTTTAAACGATAATGGTAGCTGGAAAGATTTAACAAAACAATACAACTCTAGTGCAGACATCTCTCCTACTGCCGGACAAATGCCTCGTTTACTAGGTTTAGCACAAGCCTCTAAAATTTTTAGAAATGTTGAAGGCATTAATAAAACTAATTTTTCAATAAACGGTAACGAAGTTGCCTGGGGAACCATTGGAAATGCAAGTACAAGTGAAGGTTTATTTTTTGAAACTATTAATGCTGCAGGTGTACTACAAGTACCTATGGTTATTAGTATTTGGGATGATGAATATGGTATTTCTGTTCATGCAAAACACCAAACAACTAAAGAAAACATATCTGAAATTCTTAAAGGGTTTCAACGTGATAAAGACAATAAAGGTTTTGAAATTTTACGTGTAAAAGGTTGGGATTATGCTAATCTTATAGAAACCTATCAAGAAGCTGGAGCTATTGCCAGAGAGGAGCATGTGCCAGTTTTAATACATGTTACAGAACTTACACAACCTCAAGGGCATTCTACTTCCGGTTCACATGAGCGTTATAAAAGTCCTGAGCGTTTAGACTGGGAAGCAAAGCATGATTGTAATGCAAAATTTCGTGAATGGATTATTGAAAGTGGTATTGCAACAAATGAAACCCTTACAGAAATTGATAGAGCTGCAAAACGCGAAGTAAGACAGGCAAAAAATAATGCGTGGAATACCTTTTTAAAACCTATAAAAAAAGAACATCAAGAATTAATTTCTATTCTTAAACAAGTTACTTCTGTTAGTGTTAATAGTGTATTTATTTCAAAAATAATAGACAATTTAACGACTATAAACGAGCCTACACGAAGAGATATCTTATCTAATGCTAGAAAAGCTTTAAGATTTACAATAGGAGAATCGCATAACGAGAAACAGCTTTTAAGTAACTGGATAAATGATGTTATTACTGATGCTCAACCTAAATTTAGTTCACATTTATATTCAGAAACTAGTCGCTCAAATACACTTATAAAAGAAGTAAAACCAACTTATGATGATGATGCTCAACTAGTTGATGGCCGTATTATTCTTCGTGATAATTTTGATGCTATTTTTAATGCTTACCCAGAAGCTTTGGTTTTTGGAGAAGACACAGGAAATATTGGTGATGTTAACCAAGGATTAGAAGGTTTACAAGAAAAATATGGAGAGCTTCGTGTGGCAGATACAGGAATAAGAGAAGCTACTATTGTTGGGCAAGGCATTGGTATGTCACTTCGCGGATTAAGACCAATTGCAGAAATTCAGTATTTAGATTATATTCTTTATGCATTGCAAATTATAAGTGACGATTTAGCAACCACACATTATAGAACCAAGGGCAAACAAAAATCACCGTTAATAATAAGAACACGAGGACATAGACTAGAAGGTATATGGCATTCGGGTTCTCAATTAGGTGGTATTTTAAACCTAACCAGAGGTATAAACTTACTAGTGCCAAGAAACATGACTAAAGCTGCTGGTTTTTACAATACCCTTTTACAAGGCGATGACCCAGCAATAGTTGTAGAATGTTTAAATGGATACCGATTAAAAGAGAAATTACCCAATAATTTAGGCGCTTTAAAAACACCTATTGGTGTTGTTGAAACTTTAAAAGAAGGTTCTGATATTACATTAGTATCTTACGGTTCTACCTTGCGAATTGTTGAACAAGTAGCAAAAGATTTATTAGCTGTTGGTATTGATGCCGAAGTTATAGATGTACAATCTTTAATTCCGTTTGATTTAAACCATGACATTGTTAAAAGTCTTGAAAAAACTAATCGTGTTATGATTATTGATGAAGACATACCTGGTGGTGCTTCAGCATATATTTTAAATGAAATTTTAAATACTCAAAATGGGTATCAATACTTAGATGGTGCACCAAAAACCTTAACAGCAAAAGCACACAGACCTGCTTATGGAAATGATGGCGATTATTTTTCTAAACCATCTGCCGAAGATATATTTGAAGCAGTTTACGCGGTTATGCATGAAGTAAATCCAACAGATTTTCCTAAACTAAGATAA